The DNA sequence CTGGACGGTTTCGGGCTGCAGCGTGCCCGGATCCGCCGGATCGCCCTGACGGCCCAGACCGTCGACGGCGCGCAGGCGCCGACGCAGTTGACCTTTGATCCCGTCCGTGAAGCGCGTGTGCGTGCTGAGCCGGTCATCGACGCCCTCAACCGCCGCTACGGGCCGGGTACGGTCGGCCCGGCGGCCGCCATCACGGCGGCCTGAGGATCAGCTTTGTGACCTTCGACGATGGAAGTCAAGCCGTCGAGAAGTGCCTTGAGACCGAATTCGAAGAGCGCGTCGAGACGCAGGTCATAGCCGTCCCCGAAGGCTCCGACCACCTTGGTGAAGGTCGGGAAGCGGCCGGATTCCACCAGGTCCCGGAGGGCGGGGGCACGGCTGTCCATCCACTGGTCCTCCGACTGACCCGTGGCGGCTTCGGCGTGCGCTTCCATCTCCAGGTGCACCGCCAGGCCCTGGACATGGCTGTAGAGCAGGACGTGGATGTCGAACAGCGTCGTGGGGTCGAGACCGTGGCCGTCGAGGGCGCCCAGCATCCACTCGCCGTGGACCATCAGATTGGGCACGAGCAACGGGCGCGTGAGGGAGCCGAGCTGGGCCAGCCAGGGGTGCTTCCGGTACAGGCTCCACAGAGTCCGGGCTCCCAGCTCGATGCGGGTACGCCAGCCCTCGGGGGCGTCCGCGCCGTAGGACTCCTCGCCGAACGCGGCGTCGGCCATGTGCAGGACGAGGTCTTCCTTGCTCGGGACGTACCGGTAGGTGGACATCGCCGCGACGCCGAGCCGGGCCGCGACGCCGCGCATGGAGAGCGCCGAGAGCCCTTCGGCGTCGGCGATCTCGATGGCGGTACGGACGATCCGGTCGAGGCTCAGCTCCTGCTCGGTGTCCGGGGCGGGTGACGGGCGCCTGCGGGCCGGCGCGGCGACGGCGGTTCCGGCGACGACCGTGCCGATCCGGGGCCGGGCCTCGACGAGTCCCTCCAGACGCAGGGTGGTCAGGGCCTTGGTGGCGGTGGCGAGTGCGACGCCCCATTCCCGGGCGATCTGCCGGGTCGAGGGAACTCGGTCCCCGGGGGCGAGTTCACCGTCCGCGATGCGCTGCCGGATCCCGGCGACGATGCGCAGATAGGGCGGATCACTGGCTGGGCCTGTGGTCTTCGTCACGTCCTGCCACCTTCCTCTCTTGTACTAGTGCAGAGGGTAGCAGCGGCAACATCGAGTGGAAGGCGCCTGCTCTAGTACAGGCCTTGCATCTGGCCAGTTGAGCGGGGCTGTGCGTACGACGTACGTTCAGAGCGCGTACACCGTACAAGCCACTAGAGGGGCTTCTCATGCAGACCGTACTCATCTCCGGTGGCGGCATCGCCGGGCCCGTCCTCGCCTACTGGCTGCGCCGCCACGGCTTCGCGCCCACCGTCGTCGAACGCGCTCCGGGCCGACGCCCCGGCGGCCAGGCCGTGGACATCCGCGGCGTCGCGCTCCAAGTCGTGGAGCGGATGGACCTGCTGGAGCAGGCGAGCAGGGTACGGACCCGCATGCGCGGCATGTCGATCCTCGACCCCGACGGCCACGAGGTCGACCGCTCCACCGAGGCGACCTTCAGCAGCGGCCGGCTCGACAGCGAAGACATCGAGGTGCTGCGCGAGGACCTGGTCCGGATGGTGCACGAGCACGCGAGCGCAGGCGTCGAGTACCTCTTCGGCGACAGCATCACCGCGCTCGACGAAGACGAGACCGGGGTACGCGTCGACTTCGCGCACGGGCCGTCCCGAGTCTTCGACCTCGTGGTCGGGGCCGACGGCCTCCACTCCACCGTACGGCGCCTGGCCTTCGGTCCGGAGGAGCGTTACGCCCATCACCTGGGCAGCTACCTCTCGGTGTTCAGCGCGGACAACTTCCTCGCCCTGGACCACTGGCAGGTGTGGCTGCGGGACGGCGACGCGGGCTTCGGCATCATGCCTGTACGCGGCAACACCGAACTCAGGATCGCCTTCGGCTTCGAGTCCGCCCCTCTAGCCCACGACCTCCGCGACGGCGCCGCCCTCCGGCAACTCGTCGTCGACAAGCTCGCGTCGATGCGGTGGGAAGGGACCCGCCTGGCCGAGGCCGCCCGGCAGGCGCCCGACTTCTACTGCGACGCCATGGCCCAGATCCGCATGGACCAGTGGTCGCGGGGCCGGGTGACTCTGCTGGGAGACGCCGGCTACTGCCCTTCCCCCCTCTCCGGGCAGGGCACCAGCCTCGCCCTCGTGGGCGCCCACGTGCTGGCCGACTGCCTGGCCCAGGGCATGGGCGACCACCGCACCGCGTATGCCCGCTACGAGCAGCGGATGCGCCCCTTCGGCACCCTCAACCAGGCCCTGGCCACCGAGAATCCCGGCGGACCCGCCTCCGAGGCATCCCTCGGGCACGCCAAGAACGCACTCTCCCTGGACAGCTGATGTCCTGTCCCGAACGGACACCAAAGCACGCAGGAGCAGCGCTACGGGGCGATAGGCAGAGGACGGGAGCGTTCGGGGTGGGCGGCGTTCAGGTAGCGCATCGCGGTGATGGGAGCGAGTCCGAAGAGGCGGATGAGGTGGACGGGGTCTTCGGTGTGCCGGGCCTCGTCGAGGATGCGGTCGGCGCGCAGACGGCCGGTCTGGAGACCGATACGCCGCAGCGGTGTGTTGATGGCGCTGCTGCTGATGCGTGGGTGGGTGTCGTCGTCGCAGGTTTGTGCGGTGACCAGGA is a window from the Streptomyces sp. NBC_01244 genome containing:
- a CDS encoding TetR/AcrR family transcriptional regulator C-terminal domain-containing protein; the encoded protein is MTKTTGPASDPPYLRIVAGIRQRIADGELAPGDRVPSTRQIAREWGVALATATKALTTLRLEGLVEARPRIGTVVAGTAVAAPARRRPSPAPDTEQELSLDRIVRTAIEIADAEGLSALSMRGVAARLGVAAMSTYRYVPSKEDLVLHMADAAFGEESYGADAPEGWRTRIELGARTLWSLYRKHPWLAQLGSLTRPLLVPNLMVHGEWMLGALDGHGLDPTTLFDIHVLLYSHVQGLAVHLEMEAHAEAATGQSEDQWMDSRAPALRDLVESGRFPTFTKVVGAFGDGYDLRLDALFEFGLKALLDGLTSIVEGHKADPQAAVMAAAGPTVPGP
- a CDS encoding FAD-dependent monooxygenase; the protein is MQTVLISGGGIAGPVLAYWLRRHGFAPTVVERAPGRRPGGQAVDIRGVALQVVERMDLLEQASRVRTRMRGMSILDPDGHEVDRSTEATFSSGRLDSEDIEVLREDLVRMVHEHASAGVEYLFGDSITALDEDETGVRVDFAHGPSRVFDLVVGADGLHSTVRRLAFGPEERYAHHLGSYLSVFSADNFLALDHWQVWLRDGDAGFGIMPVRGNTELRIAFGFESAPLAHDLRDGAALRQLVVDKLASMRWEGTRLAEAARQAPDFYCDAMAQIRMDQWSRGRVTLLGDAGYCPSPLSGQGTSLALVGAHVLADCLAQGMGDHRTAYARYEQRMRPFGTLNQALATENPGGPASEASLGHAKNALSLDS